The following proteins are co-located in the Halopelagius inordinatus genome:
- a CDS encoding glutamate--cysteine ligase has product MELGSADAFDRMGTLGVEEEFYIVDADGRPTSGIADLIYDHEPSGILDGRLDHELFQFTIETQTPLIERPDAAAEKVRAVRDALVEYAAEHGYRIAAAGLHPAAKWRELDHATKPRYKAQLDRIQYPQHRNTTAGLHVHVGVDDADKATWVSNELRWYLPPLLALSANSPFWNGFDTGLSSARAKVFENLPNTGMPTHFADFEAYRQFERRMVESGSINDRGELWYDVRPHTGHGTVEVRTPDGQADPEVTAAFVEYVHALVSDLAERYEDGESGADIRRELLDENKWRAMRYGHDAEFIARDGEGLVSLESFVAAECDRLGVTGLRDVYDRESGAERQRRIHESEGLDALCLDLCLD; this is encoded by the coding sequence ATGGAGCTAGGGTCCGCGGACGCGTTCGACCGGATGGGTACGCTCGGCGTCGAAGAGGAGTTCTACATCGTCGACGCCGACGGACGCCCCACATCGGGTATCGCGGACTTGATCTACGACCACGAACCGTCGGGTATCCTCGATGGGCGTCTCGACCACGAACTGTTCCAGTTCACCATCGAGACGCAGACCCCCCTCATCGAACGCCCCGACGCGGCCGCAGAGAAAGTCCGCGCCGTCCGCGACGCACTCGTCGAATACGCCGCAGAACACGGCTATCGCATCGCCGCCGCGGGCCTGCATCCCGCCGCGAAGTGGCGGGAACTCGACCACGCGACGAAACCGCGGTACAAGGCGCAACTCGACCGTATCCAGTACCCGCAGCACCGAAACACGACCGCCGGACTCCACGTCCACGTCGGCGTCGACGACGCGGACAAAGCGACGTGGGTGTCGAACGAACTCCGGTGGTATCTCCCGCCCCTCCTCGCGCTTTCCGCGAACTCGCCGTTCTGGAACGGGTTCGACACGGGCCTGTCGTCGGCCCGCGCGAAGGTGTTCGAGAACCTCCCGAACACGGGGATGCCGACTCACTTCGCGGATTTCGAGGCGTACCGGCAGTTCGAACGCCGGATGGTCGAGTCGGGGTCGATAAACGACCGCGGCGAACTCTGGTACGACGTGCGCCCGCACACGGGCCACGGAACGGTGGAGGTCAGAACGCCCGACGGACAGGCGGACCCCGAGGTGACGGCGGCGTTCGTCGAGTACGTCCACGCGCTCGTCTCGGACCTCGCGGAACGCTACGAGGACGGCGAGTCGGGCGCGGACATCCGCCGCGAACTGTTAGACGAGAACAAGTGGCGCGCCATGCGATACGGCCACGACGCGGAGTTCATCGCCCGCGACGGAGAGGGACTCGTCTCTCTCGAATCGTTCGTCGCAGCCGAGTGCGACAGACTGGGCGTGACCGGACTCCGAGACGTGTACGACCGCGAGAGCGGTGCCGAACGACAGCGACGCATCCACGAATCCGAAGGGTTGGATGCGCTCTGTCTCGACCTCTGTCTCGACTGA